The genomic segment CTACGCCACCGGCCGGTCCTTCGCCGGCATGAAGTTGAGCACCACCTGGCTCATGCCCAGCAGCGGCGTGAACGTCAGCATGAGGATCCCCTTCGTCGTCGCCACGCGCATCAGCTGCTCGCCGTAGACGTCCTCCGGCGGCTCCTCGTCGTCCCAGATCACGTGCTGGCCCGTGCCCTCGAAGCTGGCCCGGCCCTGCTCGTAGCTCTTGAACCCGAGGACCGACCATTCCCCGGTCACGTGCTTCACCCGGATGGTGTCGACGAGATCGGCCACACCCTGTTTCCAGGCGGGCTTGTCGAGCAGCCAGCCGGGGGCCGCGGGTTTGGTCTTTTTGGTTTTTTGCTTTTGGTTTCACTTCATAGCAGTTTTCTTTACTATCAAAGACTCTAAGTTCTCTGTGCCTCTGTGGCATTCTTTCGGCGGCCCATCATCTTATCAAACAACCACTCGCCCCGGCCGGGTTCGCTCCAGGGGCAGACCTCAATACAAATGGCACAGCCGTAGGTTTTAACAAAATATGGAATGCATTTATCAAAGTTCACATACCACTTCTGTTCGCCGCGCACCAGTTGCTTCTCATTAAAAATAGCATCCGGCGGGCAATCGAGCACACAGCGCCGGCAGTTCACACAAACATCCTCAACTCCCAGGTCAACCGGTTCATCTATAGCCAGCGGCAGGTCGGTGGCCACAGCTGCCAGCCGAAAATTAGAGCCGAATTCCTTGCTGATCATGGAGCCGTGTTTGCCGAGCTGGCCCAGACCTGCATTAATTGCCAGCGGGATGTGCAAAATGTCCGTGCTATTCGGATTGCCGTAGGCTTTTGCGGGCCAACCCATCGCCCGAATCGCTTCACCAAGCTCAATTGCGATGCGCGAAATGACCCGGTAAGCCCGCATCACCTCGATGCCGGCTCGTTCGTGGGGAACCGTGCTCATCTCTTCCCGGTCCATGGACAAGCCAATGCAAATCGCATATTTGAAAGGAATCTCGCGGCCATCATAAACAGCTTCGTCGATCATGGGCGTAATGCCGACCAATTCCGCGCCGAGCTCCTTCGCCTTGGCTTTGATTTCAGCAGTCATCGCCTTCAGGTCGTTAACTTCCCGTCGCTCACGATGCACCGGTCCGTCCTGGCGACGGAGCTGCCAGACGTTTGCGAGGATGTGTTTAACAATTCCCCAAATACTGATGTAGCTGAAAAACTCATCTAAGCCATGCCAGGGCAGCCTGCCACCGCCTGGATCGTGGAAAACATGCCTGGCTCGAACCTTTTCCTTCACTCCTAACCCATTGATCTCGTTCCCAGGTTGGGGCGGTGTTTTATACCCAAAAGCATAAGTGGGCGGCGGTGGATTGTGTAGCTTCATGACTTCACTTCCTCATCTACCCAAAAGATTTCACCCTGTGCCTGCTTCTGACGGTAGAGACGGCGGATACGGCGGCCTTCAGTGAAATACGCAATTACCATTTTTGCAATCCGCTTTAATAGCCGAAAATCTCTTAGCCACTGCTGCCAGAATGAAGTTTCTTTAGAAAATTGATCGTCAATTGTACGCATCTACGCTTTTCTCATGAATGGTTAGTTTGAATAACTTAAAGGTCCAAACGCTTTGCCTCGTCCTTATCAGTATCATAAATTACAAAAGTGGCATTCCCGGTCAACCCACCCATAATTTCACCCGGATTGATCACCAGCGTGCCGCCATTTTTCGAAATTTCAAATTGATGGTTGTGCCCGAAACAAATAACATCGTAGACTTCCGATTCCGACATCGCACGTCCAATGTTATCGAAATGGCTGATTCCGAACTTCTTGCCTCCTAAATCAAGCTCGGCAAACTCGCCGTGCAATTTCATGTTGGGATATTCATACGCTTTGTTTGTGATTCTAAAAAGATCGCCGTCGTTGTTACCAAAAACGATGTGAATATCTCTATCCGGAAATCCCTCACCCAGTTCCTTCACAATGAAAGGCGAGCAAAGGTCCCCGCAGCAAATA from the candidate division KSB1 bacterium genome contains:
- a CDS encoding metallophosphoesterase family protein — encoded protein: MQVAIISDIHDHIGNLRTALKMTKAADVLICCGDLCSPFIVKELGEGFPDRDIHIVFGNNDGDLFRITNKAYEYPNMKLHGEFAELDLGGKKFGISHFDNIGRAMSESEVYDVICFGHNHQFEISKNGGTLVINPGEIMGGLTGNATFVIYDTDKDEAKRLDL
- a CDS encoding 4Fe-4S dicluster domain-containing protein, producing MKLHNPPPPTYAFGYKTPPQPGNEINGLGVKEKVRARHVFHDPGGGRLPWHGLDEFFSYISIWGIVKHILANVWQLRRQDGPVHRERREVNDLKAMTAEIKAKAKELGAELVGITPMIDEAVYDGREIPFKYAICIGLSMDREEMSTVPHERAGIEVMRAYRVISRIAIELGEAIRAMGWPAKAYGNPNSTDILHIPLAINAGLGQLGKHGSMISKEFGSNFRLAAVATDLPLAIDEPVDLGVEDVCVNCRRCVLDCPPDAIFNEKQLVRGEQKWYVNFDKCIPYFVKTYGCAICIEVCPWSEPGRGEWLFDKMMGRRKNATEAQRT